The following are encoded together in the Parabacteroides chongii genome:
- a CDS encoding heparinase II/III family protein, protein MEKYLLTFCLLPFALLAQVPKSIPFEENNRFRINEIAGYLEEEPAGFGVSYHNRAEWEKIKDKIDYPSVLKKAEEVLNTEMPAWDDELYLEFSKNGVRPPGEKMLNARKSRLAPLVWAECMENEGRFVPKIESTLKELISHRSWVLPAHDTYLNVFYGKKHEVDLAAAAFVHELAETLYFLDDKISEPVRVAVIDSMYARAFNPVKDALQTGKGYTFNWFNNTNNWNAVCLAGVTSAAVGVIKDRKERALFVAAAEYYSQNSVLGYTDDGYCTEGLGYFNYGFQHYIILREQLYQRTKGAIDLFKSEKMKKIAMYGINFEIINGVYPAFADCRIGTAVSPQILWYCNHNLGLGLSAYDQIDTRELQPSVFTAMLFFQNTALQTSCHAESVAKTEGKQPVRMFFDKAGVLICRPENPTTHSMGVALKGGNNAEHHNHNDVGSYSLVIGNETLAGDLGGPYHYAGAMWTDKRYTFKSISSFGHPVAVIDQALQGVGKEYRAKIIGTDFTAARDEYVLDLTSAYDCSNLKSYTRKFVFDRSGKGSLLIEDRFELDQAGSFESAVTTLADWKEKGDNTIKLSGKQHTANVKIEVSSPKGYTIIPEKIQENGPEFSRIGIRLNEKSKKGYIRIFFEVE, encoded by the coding sequence ATGGAAAAATACCTTTTAACCTTTTGTCTGTTGCCTTTTGCTTTGCTAGCACAAGTACCGAAAAGTATTCCTTTTGAAGAGAATAACCGGTTTCGAATCAATGAAATTGCCGGTTACCTAGAGGAGGAGCCGGCTGGTTTTGGCGTATCCTATCACAACCGTGCGGAGTGGGAAAAGATCAAAGATAAAATTGACTATCCTTCTGTCTTGAAAAAGGCAGAGGAGGTCTTGAATACGGAAATGCCAGCTTGGGATGATGAGCTCTACCTGGAATTTTCAAAGAATGGTGTCAGGCCTCCCGGCGAGAAAATGCTGAATGCCCGAAAATCACGTCTGGCACCATTGGTTTGGGCTGAATGTATGGAGAATGAAGGACGTTTTGTCCCTAAAATAGAATCGACCTTGAAAGAGCTGATCTCCCATCGTTCCTGGGTACTTCCGGCACACGATACGTATCTGAACGTATTTTATGGAAAGAAACATGAAGTGGATCTGGCAGCGGCAGCTTTTGTCCATGAGTTGGCAGAGACTCTTTATTTCCTGGATGATAAGATCAGTGAACCGGTCAGGGTGGCTGTGATAGACTCCATGTATGCCCGTGCTTTTAATCCGGTTAAAGATGCTTTACAAACGGGGAAAGGATATACTTTTAACTGGTTCAATAATACGAATAACTGGAATGCCGTTTGTCTGGCAGGTGTTACCAGTGCTGCTGTCGGGGTTATAAAAGACAGAAAGGAACGAGCCTTGTTTGTTGCCGCTGCCGAATATTATTCACAGAACAGTGTGCTGGGATATACGGATGACGGATATTGTACGGAAGGGCTGGGATATTTTAATTATGGATTCCAACATTACATCATTTTACGGGAACAGTTGTATCAGCGCACCAAAGGCGCTATAGACTTATTCAAGAGTGAGAAGATGAAAAAGATAGCGATGTATGGCATCAATTTCGAAATTATCAACGGGGTTTATCCGGCTTTTGCCGACTGCCGGATCGGAACGGCTGTTTCTCCACAGATTTTATGGTATTGTAACCATAATCTGGGATTAGGGTTGTCTGCTTATGATCAGATCGACACTCGAGAACTCCAGCCTTCGGTCTTTACTGCGATGTTATTTTTTCAGAATACGGCCTTGCAGACATCCTGCCATGCTGAAAGTGTAGCAAAGACAGAGGGAAAACAACCGGTCAGAATGTTCTTTGACAAAGCCGGAGTGTTGATTTGTCGTCCTGAAAATCCAACGACACATTCCATGGGAGTTGCCTTGAAGGGCGGAAATAATGCCGAACATCACAATCATAATGATGTGGGAAGTTATTCTCTTGTCATAGGGAATGAAACACTGGCGGGCGATCTGGGAGGTCCTTATCACTATGCCGGTGCAATGTGGACGGATAAACGGTATACATTCAAGTCGATTTCCTCTTTCGGTCATCCTGTCGCTGTGATAGACCAGGCGTTACAGGGAGTCGGAAAAGAATACCGGGCAAAAATCATAGGAACGGATTTTACAGCTGCCCGTGATGAATATGTTTTGGACTTAACGAGTGCTTACGATTGTTCGAATCTGAAATCATATACTCGTAAATTTGTGTTTGACCGTAGCGGAAAAGGTAGTTTGCTGATAGAAGATCGTTTCGAACTGGATCAGGCCGGCTCTTTTGAGTCTGCTGTTACGACATTGGCCGACTGGAAGGAAAAGGGAGACAATACAATAAAACTGTCAGGCAAGCAACATACAGCCAATGTAAAAATAGAAGTATCATCTCCGAAGGGATATACTATTATCCCAGAAAAAATACAAGAAAACGGTCCTGAGTTTTCCCGTATCGGAATCCGTCTGAATGAAAAGTCAAAAAAGGGCTACATCCGTATATTTTTCGAAGTTGAATAA
- a CDS encoding fasciclin domain-containing protein, which produces MKKILFQLIAGCFMASIFSSCNLFGLDLQKDFEYEYSPVELTMDMSAYAFIESRKNMDMSLLYDAITLAGYQQEYEIDDRTFIILNDVAFTSYLKDNRYSGLQAMKVEDIKTLLNSYIVKGRYHSLDLTTTPVKVETMNPDAIMYLSLRPQNNDAQNKFEVRINDVVNSGKVVSVVTSNLQPTNGIMHVVDAYPEYKLK; this is translated from the coding sequence ATGAAAAAAATACTATTCCAACTAATTGCAGGTTGTTTCATGGCTTCAATATTCAGTTCATGCAACCTGTTCGGACTTGATCTGCAAAAGGATTTTGAATATGAATACAGTCCGGTTGAACTGACAATGGATATGTCGGCCTATGCTTTTATTGAAAGCCGTAAAAATATGGATATGTCTTTGCTGTATGACGCAATTACACTGGCCGGTTACCAGCAGGAATATGAGATCGACGACCGTACTTTTATTATTCTGAATGACGTAGCGTTCACCAGTTATCTAAAGGATAATCGTTATTCCGGTTTGCAGGCAATGAAAGTAGAAGATATTAAGACGTTACTGAATTCATATATTGTAAAGGGACGTTATCATTCTTTAGATCTGACGACTACGCCGGTGAAAGTTGAAACTATGAATCCGGATGCAATCATGTATCTGAGTTTGAGACCTCAGAATAATGATGCACAAAATAAGTTTGAAGTCCGGATCAATGACGTGGTAAATTCGGGAAAGGTTGTTTCGGTAGTGACTTCCAATTTGCAGCCGACCAATGGCATTATGCATGTGGTTGACGCTTATCCGGAGTATAAGTTGAAATAA
- a CDS encoding heparinase II/III domain-containing protein, which yields MKQYILLIALLLPIVLHAQSLSGISSHEVVPEHPRLLLTKGEETLLKDKISSEPLLQTLHNEIIEECDRMLSLPVLARNQKGRRILHTSREAIRRIFYLSYAFRLTQEDTYFLRAEKELLAMADLSDWNPSHFLDVAEMTSAVSIGYDWLYPRLSEKSRKQIAAAIKEKGLKPSLEKQYNGWLGGNNNWNQVCNGGITFGALALYEQQPEESAALINRALESIRQPMTVYVNNGAYPEGYGYWIYGTTYNVLFIDLLETIWKKDFGLCEAPGFLNTASFMQHMEGTARAVNGLAVTKSLERVTESRHASLQCFNFADNGSSTVVNPVMYWFAGKTNTPSLIWRELDKLKALEVRKDPSLTKDRYLPMLLIWSKDILFKDITTPVERMYTGQGKSALAIMRTSWESDNAIYLGVKGGTPKESHGHMDIGSFVMESDGIRWAMDFGAQDYHSLESKGIDLWNMTQESPRWDVFRYNNMAHNTLTVNGKKQIIAGYAPVENITEKDGQMSVSMDLTSLYRTEVSSLKRGVGIINNEYVLIRDEIRTDDKAASIRWNLLTAATPQIIDDHTIVLVMDGKKLTIKAEGTVAIKGRTWSTESRHEYDASNKGTIFVGFEFEVPANTRQWVDVCLIPGENIPNVKNSGIQLF from the coding sequence ATGAAACAGTATATCTTATTGATTGCCTTGCTTTTGCCGATAGTCTTGCATGCACAGTCATTATCCGGGATCTCTTCACATGAGGTTGTCCCGGAGCACCCTCGTCTTCTTTTAACTAAAGGAGAAGAAACGCTGTTGAAGGATAAGATATCTTCTGAGCCTCTGTTGCAAACCTTGCACAACGAGATTATAGAGGAATGCGACCGGATGCTTTCGCTACCGGTCCTTGCCCGTAACCAGAAAGGGCGCAGAATCTTGCATACTTCGCGTGAAGCTATCCGGAGGATTTTTTACTTGTCGTATGCTTTTCGTTTGACGCAGGAGGATACCTATTTTCTGCGGGCGGAAAAAGAGTTGCTGGCAATGGCTGATTTGTCGGACTGGAATCCTAGTCATTTTTTGGATGTGGCGGAGATGACTTCTGCTGTGTCGATCGGATATGACTGGCTATATCCCCGGTTGTCTGAAAAATCGAGAAAACAGATTGCCGCAGCAATCAAGGAGAAAGGGTTGAAGCCATCGTTAGAAAAACAATATAACGGCTGGCTGGGTGGTAATAACAATTGGAACCAGGTTTGTAACGGAGGCATTACTTTTGGAGCACTGGCTTTGTATGAACAACAACCGGAGGAATCTGCCGCTTTGATAAATCGTGCTTTGGAGTCGATACGCCAACCGATGACCGTCTATGTAAATAATGGGGCTTATCCTGAAGGATATGGTTATTGGATTTATGGGACGACTTATAATGTGTTGTTCATTGATCTGCTGGAAACTATTTGGAAAAAGGATTTTGGCCTTTGCGAGGCTCCCGGATTTTTGAATACAGCCTCTTTTATGCAACATATGGAAGGTACAGCCAGGGCAGTGAATGGACTCGCTGTCACAAAATCGCTAGAACGTGTTACAGAATCCAGGCATGCCAGCCTACAATGTTTTAACTTTGCCGATAACGGGAGTTCCACTGTAGTGAATCCGGTTATGTATTGGTTTGCCGGAAAGACGAATACTCCTTCACTTATCTGGAGAGAACTGGATAAATTAAAAGCGCTTGAAGTCAGAAAAGATCCCAGTCTAACTAAAGACCGTTATCTCCCCATGTTACTTATATGGAGTAAGGATATTTTGTTTAAAGACATTACGACTCCTGTTGAACGGATGTATACGGGGCAAGGAAAAAGTGCTCTTGCCATTATGCGGACTTCCTGGGAATCGGATAACGCTATTTACCTGGGGGTGAAAGGGGGAACTCCGAAGGAAAGTCACGGACATATGGATATAGGTTCTTTTGTGATGGAATCGGATGGTATTCGATGGGCTATGGATTTCGGGGCACAAGATTATCATTCGCTGGAATCGAAAGGTATTGACCTGTGGAATATGACGCAGGAATCTCCCCGCTGGGATGTGTTTCGTTATAACAATATGGCTCATAATACATTGACTGTAAATGGAAAGAAACAGATCATAGCAGGGTATGCTCCGGTAGAAAATATTACAGAAAAGGACGGGCAGATGTCTGTTTCAATGGATCTTACGTCTTTATATCGAACAGAAGTCAGTAGCTTGAAAAGAGGTGTCGGAATTATTAATAACGAATATGTCCTGATCCGTGATGAAATCCGGACGGATGACAAGGCGGCTTCGATCCGGTGGAATCTGCTGACTGCAGCTACCCCGCAGATCATAGATGACCATACCATTGTGCTTGTCATGGATGGAAAGAAGTTGACAATAAAAGCTGAAGGGACGGTTGCGATAAAGGGCAGAACCTGGAGTACGGAATCTCGTCATGAGTATGATGCTTCCAATAAAGGAACTATCTTTGTTGGATTCGAATTTGAAGTTCCGGCAAATACCCGGCAGTGGGTAGATGTTTGCCTGATACCCGGAGAAAATATACCGAACGTGAAAAACTCTGGAATACAGTTGTTTTGA
- a CDS encoding LamG-like jellyroll fold domain-containing protein produces MFKKLITGISLIAFCSNIVAQSPEQGLVYYQSFDDPQPEAIRMAEIATRDSSSLFLVHTSSYSEGLKGKALDLTDEIAYRIPLSLTAKERPSFAADRSFTLQVWVKTKPGAPLGTPIMTNATTADPTGWCIGTQENGAWYLSLNDGKNSYSYQPTAGRQAINDGKWHQLTVSVDKKKGEVWMYLDGRNVAIYQTEGLQSLESKFRTIVGGSDEEQDWECRGEWMAFNGKIDEVKMWDRPISSQEVRESYGQFFPLSPLYPSYKPDKLKVQVWNIWHGGRRFGKQVGVNRVIDVLKKENADVIGLIETYGSGAIIADSLGYYFYLISSNLSIMSRYPIDETIQLFRSFNSGGAFIRLNEEQQIAFYDIWLHYLPDVADLNKGKEAIKKYEEDEAQTRLPEIREILKQMAPHTAQSAETPVILVGDFNCDSHLDWNEQTRPAHQGAFAKLEVSKQVIDKGFTDSFRHLYPDVLLNQGATWSPLINLGAKKLSCLPQRIDYIYYKGEKLIPYRSEALSHHPVGWPSDHGSVVTSFYFK; encoded by the coding sequence ATGTTCAAGAAACTGATCACAGGCATATCGCTGATAGCCTTTTGCTCAAACATAGTAGCCCAAAGCCCCGAACAGGGGCTGGTCTACTATCAGTCTTTCGATGATCCGCAGCCGGAAGCCATCCGGATGGCAGAAATTGCAACCCGCGATTCATCCTCCCTTTTCCTGGTGCATACCTCTTCCTATAGTGAAGGATTAAAAGGGAAAGCCCTCGACCTGACAGATGAGATAGCTTATCGTATTCCCCTTTCCCTGACCGCTAAAGAACGTCCGTCTTTTGCAGCAGACCGTTCGTTCACCCTGCAAGTCTGGGTAAAAACGAAACCCGGCGCCCCATTAGGTACGCCAATCATGACGAATGCAACGACTGCCGACCCGACGGGCTGGTGTATCGGAACGCAGGAAAACGGAGCTTGGTATCTGAGCCTGAACGACGGAAAGAACAGTTACAGCTATCAGCCGACAGCCGGACGGCAGGCCATAAACGACGGGAAATGGCATCAATTGACAGTATCCGTAGATAAGAAAAAGGGAGAAGTATGGATGTATCTGGATGGACGCAATGTTGCTATTTATCAGACAGAAGGACTCCAGTCGCTCGAAAGTAAATTCCGCACGATCGTAGGAGGGAGTGATGAGGAACAGGATTGGGAGTGCCGGGGCGAATGGATGGCCTTCAACGGAAAAATAGACGAAGTGAAGATGTGGGATCGTCCGATCAGCAGCCAGGAGGTACGGGAAAGTTACGGACAGTTCTTCCCATTATCTCCCTTGTATCCGTCTTACAAGCCCGACAAACTAAAAGTACAGGTATGGAATATATGGCATGGCGGAAGGCGCTTCGGCAAGCAGGTCGGCGTAAACCGTGTCATAGACGTCCTGAAAAAAGAGAATGCGGATGTGATCGGATTGATCGAAACGTACGGTTCCGGTGCTATCATTGCAGACTCCCTCGGGTATTATTTCTACTTGATCAGTTCCAATCTCAGCATTATGAGCCGTTACCCGATAGACGAAACGATTCAACTGTTCCGTTCATTCAATTCGGGAGGAGCATTTATCCGCTTGAATGAGGAACAGCAAATCGCCTTCTACGACATCTGGCTTCATTACCTACCCGACGTTGCCGATCTGAATAAAGGAAAAGAGGCGATAAAGAAATACGAAGAGGATGAAGCGCAGACCCGCCTGCCGGAAATCAGAGAGATACTGAAACAAATGGCACCTCATACCGCACAGTCGGCAGAAACACCGGTCATACTGGTCGGAGATTTCAACTGTGACTCTCATCTGGATTGGAACGAGCAGACCCGGCCGGCCCATCAGGGTGCGTTTGCCAAACTGGAAGTATCGAAACAGGTCATCGATAAAGGTTTCACCGATAGCTTTCGTCATCTTTATCCGGATGTCCTGTTAAACCAGGGAGCAACCTGGTCGCCGCTCATCAATCTGGGAGCTAAAAAACTGAGTTGCCTTCCCCAGCGGATCGACTATATCTATTACAAAGGGGAGAAACTAATACCCTATCGTTCGGAAGCCCTGAGCCATCATCCTGTAGGGTGGCCCTCCGATCATGGAAGCGTAGTGACGTCATTCTACTTTAAATAA
- a CDS encoding hybrid sensor histidine kinase/response regulator transcription factor — translation MSPEGGFYYDGVKSIQQDNDGFIWIVMENDLFRFDGYQFRRYYSYFRMLDTSDKWYFRNVELDARGHLFVSTNKGLFVYDKITDSFKRMFKPNTMNIKTDSRGNLWLISASLGIFDVEKKTFFGMESEKGLLYDAVTLCADEDELITGTSQGEIYRFDYDKMFFEQICVLSDNQAIIEIKKHGNELWVLTESYGLYKLNYQTLSIINHYSFFCTQNNEYVPSKTLYVDKNGYVWVGTQRGLYIMNPETEEYSHFTNSKSDIFSLPSNSVWTIEEDAQKNVWIGTYSGGVCYLNFQETSRFRTFTPRENGLNHKVVSGFAEDDEFLWIATEGGGVNRMNKKTGEFRYYTHNPLQNSLTYDNVKSLVIDQSQNLWVAMYRGGLDCFSYKTSAFKRFNKDYRSDNRMLTNDLRKVILEADSGLWISYQSAGISFYSFATDRFTHYLSKRDNNNSSISDLCRGREDDLWVVNNEELYYMNVRSKEYRKIASDSTYSLRAQALCLDETGNVWIGTVGSGLVKYDVKNNRFYSVNDILRYDVSTIYSLCADDDNDLWMGTDNGLFKYNIEKNTFFRFDKKDGIQGIVFYPKACMKGKNGELYFGGTNGFTIINPKEVLLSEFKPTAIITDFYIDNEIVKPDSTGSPLHQSISTTKEIILDYNQINFGFKLSSDNYLIPEKNRFKYRLVGYDQRWIEIDATSRIVSYAKVPSGTYTFEVMASNNDGVWNDVLTTIRIRRLPAPWFSWWAYMIYGFLFFTLGGTVLYYYNHQKKLKLELYMDSLEMEKKEENHQAQLRFFTNISHDFRTPLSLIMASVEHMQQQYGNNHYIRLLNSNARRLLNLVNELMDFRTVENGKMKLKVHSSNINRFVQEVASDFQEYALQKEIDYTIQCDPALSVPIYFDEQVMEKVIMNLLNNAFKYTGNRGHIVVETRLDKEPFRSGFKNSYKIQSNPELVRTFSILVKDTGVGISAESIAQVFERFYKVDSDDTEAHIGSGIGLALVKSLVLLHKGAISIYSERNKGTEMLVQFPLDKEMYDAVELLENEASAKNMTMSYFIEPELLFDKQESDKQEFFLLRDRKRILLVEDNEDLRGLMAMHLRSSFEIVEAGNGVEASDIVEEMEIDLIVSDIMMPVKSGITLCREIKENMNFSHIPFIMLTARGGLENQMEGVDSGADAYFEKPVDFGLLKLTVQNIFRQQQNLKEHYVRNYFVDSRELAANQQDNKFISRLIEIIESRIDQPDMDVSYIASELSMSRSKLYAKVKSLTDKSIVEFIRSYRLRKAARLLIEENLSIRETMERIGIESQSYFTRIFKNEFGMIPTAFIQKNKAVK, via the coding sequence TTGTCGCCTGAGGGTGGCTTTTATTATGATGGGGTAAAGTCTATTCAGCAGGACAACGACGGCTTTATCTGGATCGTCATGGAGAACGATCTTTTCCGTTTTGACGGTTACCAGTTTAGAAGGTATTATTCTTATTTCAGAATGCTGGATACTTCGGATAAATGGTACTTTCGGAATGTGGAACTGGATGCCCGCGGACATTTGTTCGTTTCAACTAATAAAGGGCTTTTCGTTTACGATAAGATTACCGACTCTTTTAAAAGAATGTTCAAGCCGAATACGATGAACATTAAAACGGATTCTCGGGGGAATCTCTGGCTGATAAGTGCCAGTTTAGGCATTTTCGATGTGGAGAAAAAGACCTTTTTCGGAATGGAGTCAGAAAAAGGTTTGTTGTATGATGCCGTGACTCTGTGTGCTGATGAGGATGAACTTATAACCGGAACTTCCCAAGGTGAGATATATCGGTTTGACTATGACAAAATGTTTTTTGAACAAATTTGTGTGCTTTCGGATAACCAGGCAATTATCGAGATAAAAAAACATGGGAATGAGTTATGGGTGTTGACCGAAAGCTATGGACTGTATAAGTTGAATTATCAGACTTTGTCCATTATTAACCACTACAGTTTTTTTTGTACGCAAAATAACGAATATGTTCCGTCGAAAACTTTATATGTCGATAAAAACGGTTATGTCTGGGTTGGTACTCAGAGAGGATTATATATCATGAATCCGGAAACGGAGGAATATTCCCATTTCACAAATTCAAAATCAGATATTTTTTCTTTGCCCAGTAACTCGGTATGGACGATAGAAGAAGATGCCCAGAAAAATGTCTGGATAGGTACTTACTCGGGGGGGGTGTGTTATCTTAATTTTCAGGAGACATCCCGGTTCCGCACGTTTACTCCCCGTGAAAACGGTTTGAACCATAAAGTGGTAAGTGGTTTTGCAGAAGATGATGAATTTCTGTGGATCGCCACGGAAGGTGGTGGTGTCAACCGGATGAATAAGAAAACGGGGGAGTTCAGGTATTATACCCATAATCCGTTACAAAACAGTTTAACCTACGATAATGTTAAATCGCTGGTTATCGACCAGTCTCAGAATCTATGGGTTGCCATGTATCGGGGAGGATTAGATTGTTTTTCTTACAAAACATCGGCCTTTAAGCGATTCAATAAAGATTATCGTTCAGACAACAGAATGCTAACCAACGATTTGAGAAAGGTGATACTGGAAGCGGATTCCGGTTTATGGATCAGCTATCAGTCGGCAGGTATTTCTTTCTATTCGTTTGCAACAGATCGTTTTACTCATTATCTGTCGAAAAGAGATAACAACAATAGTTCCATCTCGGATCTTTGCCGGGGAAGAGAAGATGATTTATGGGTGGTCAATAACGAGGAACTCTATTATATGAATGTTAGGTCTAAGGAGTACAGGAAGATTGCTTCGGATTCGACTTACAGTCTCAGGGCACAGGCGTTATGTCTGGATGAAACGGGGAATGTGTGGATTGGAACGGTTGGGAGTGGGTTGGTTAAATACGATGTGAAGAATAACCGGTTTTATTCCGTCAATGATATTTTGCGCTATGACGTATCCACAATTTATAGTCTTTGTGCGGATGATGATAACGATCTCTGGATGGGCACGGATAACGGTCTGTTTAAATATAATATAGAAAAAAATACCTTTTTCCGTTTTGATAAGAAAGACGGGATACAGGGAATCGTATTTTATCCGAAAGCCTGTATGAAAGGGAAAAATGGTGAATTGTATTTTGGAGGGACCAACGGTTTTACAATTATCAATCCGAAGGAAGTGTTGCTCAGTGAATTTAAACCGACTGCTATTATTACAGATTTCTATATAGATAATGAGATTGTAAAACCCGATTCGACTGGTTCTCCGTTGCACCAGTCGATTTCTACTACCAAAGAGATCATTTTGGATTATAACCAGATAAATTTTGGTTTTAAGTTGTCTTCTGATAATTACCTGATACCGGAGAAGAACCGGTTTAAATACAGGTTGGTGGGATACGATCAGCGTTGGATAGAGATCGATGCCACAAGCCGGATCGTGTCTTATGCCAAAGTTCCTTCGGGTACTTATACATTTGAAGTGATGGCATCCAATAATGATGGCGTATGGAATGATGTTCTAACAACGATCCGGATCAGAAGGTTACCGGCTCCCTGGTTTAGCTGGTGGGCGTATATGATTTATGGTTTCCTGTTTTTTACTTTAGGAGGAACTGTTTTGTATTATTACAACCATCAGAAAAAACTGAAACTAGAGCTTTATATGGATTCTTTGGAAATGGAGAAGAAGGAAGAGAACCATCAGGCTCAACTGCGCTTCTTTACAAATATTTCCCATGATTTCCGAACTCCGCTGTCTCTTATCATGGCTTCTGTCGAGCATATGCAGCAACAGTATGGGAACAATCATTATATCCGATTGTTGAATAGTAATGCCCGCCGCCTGCTGAATCTGGTTAATGAGCTGATGGATTTTAGGACAGTGGAGAATGGGAAAATGAAGCTGAAGGTACATTCATCTAATATTAACCGTTTTGTTCAGGAGGTCGCTTCTGATTTTCAGGAGTATGCTTTACAAAAGGAGATCGACTACACGATTCAGTGTGATCCGGCTTTATCAGTGCCTATTTACTTCGATGAACAGGTCATGGAGAAAGTAATTATGAACTTATTGAACAATGCATTCAAATACACAGGCAATAGAGGGCATATTGTAGTCGAGACCCGGTTGGATAAGGAACCTTTTCGGTCCGGTTTTAAAAACAGCTATAAAATACAATCTAATCCGGAGTTGGTCCGGACTTTCAGTATTTTGGTCAAGGATACAGGTGTCGGTATCTCAGCCGAATCTATAGCCCAAGTGTTTGAACGTTTCTATAAAGTTGATTCGGATGATACGGAGGCTCACATCGGTTCCGGAATCGGGCTTGCGTTGGTAAAAAGTCTGGTATTGCTTCATAAAGGAGCTATTTCGATTTATAGTGAACGCAACAAAGGTACGGAAATGCTTGTGCAGTTTCCTCTGGATAAAGAAATGTATGATGCTGTGGAATTGTTGGAAAATGAAGCATCAGCGAAAAATATGACAATGTCATATTTTATCGAACCGGAACTCCTGTTTGATAAACAGGAATCAGATAAACAGGAATTCTTCTTGTTGAGAGACAGGAAACGAATCCTTTTGGTGGAAGATAATGAGGATTTGCGTGGTTTGATGGCGATGCATCTTCGCTCTTCTTTTGAGATTGTCGAGGCCGGGAATGGGGTGGAAGCATCCGATATAGTGGAAGAAATGGAAATCGACCTTATCGTCAGTGATATTATGATGCCGGTAAAAAGCGGAATAACTTTATGCAGGGAGATAAAGGAAAACATGAACTTTTCCCATATACCATTTATTATGCTGACAGCCAGAGGTGGATTGGAGAATCAGATGGAAGGGGTGGACTCCGGTGCGGATGCTTATTTTGAAAAGCCGGTTGATTTCGGACTTCTGAAATTGACTGTGCAGAATATATTCAGGCAACAGCAAAACCTGAAAGAACACTATGTTCGGAACTATTTCGTTGACAGTCGGGAACTGGCAGCAAACCAGCAGGATAATAAATTTATCAGTCGTCTGATCGAAATTATTGAGAGTCGTATCGACCAGCCGGACATGGATGTCAGCTACATTGCCTCCGAGTTGTCGATGAGCCGGAGTAAACTCTATGCGAAAGTCAAATCGCTGACGGATAAATCAATTGTCGAGTTCATCAGAAGTTACCGTCTGCGAAAGGCTGCTAGATTGTTGATAGAGGAAAATCTGTCTATCCGTGAAACGATGGAGCGGATTGGTATCGAGAGCCAGTCATATTTCACTCGTATCTTCAAGAATGAGTTCGGAATGATCCCTACTGCATTTATTCAGAAGAACAAGGCCGTAAAGTAA